DNA sequence from the Oncorhynchus masou masou isolate Uvic2021 unplaced genomic scaffold, UVic_Omas_1.1 unplaced_scaffold_5789, whole genome shotgun sequence genome:
tagggcagagcagtagagcATTAAGGCAGAGCGCTAAAGTAGATCACTAGACTAGAGGAGTAGAGCActagggcagagcagtagagcACTAGACTAGAGTAGTAGAGCACTAGAGTAGTAGAGCACTAGAGTAGAGCAGTAGAGCACTAGAGTAGTAGAGCACTAGGCCAGAGCATTAGAGCACTAGAGTCGAGTAGTAGAGCACTAGAGTGGAGTAGTAGAGCACTAGAGTAGAGCAGTAGAGCActagggcagagcagtagagcactagagtagagtagtagagcacTAGAGTAGAACATTAGGGCAGAGCGCTAAAGTAGATCACTAGACTAGAGGAGTAGAGCActagggcagagcagtagagcactagagtagagtagtagagcacTAGAGTAGTAGAGCACTAGTGTAGAGCAGTAGAGCACTAGAGTAGTGGAGCACTAGGGCAGAGCATTAGAGCACTAGAGTGGAGTAGTAGAGCACTAGAGTCGAGCACTAGAGTAGAGTCGAGTAGTAGAGCACTAGGGCAGAGCAGTAGCGCACTAGGGCAGAGCACTAAAGTAGAgcactagactagagcagtagagcactagactagagcagtagagcactagactagagcagtagagcaCTAGGGCAGAGCAGCAGAGCACTAGAGTAGTAGAACACTAGAGTAGTAGAACACTAGAGTAGTAGAACACTAGAGTAGTAGAACACTAGAGTAGTAGAACACTAGAGTAGTAGAACACTAGAGTAGTAGAGCACTAGCGTAGGAGAGCACTAGGGCAGAGCACGAGAgtagtagagcattgcagtagagCACATGACTACTTTTTtcatgctctttctctctccctcttccctctccctgcagGAGTAGATTTTAAGATCAAGACGGTGGAGCTGAGAGGGAAGAAGATCAGGTTGCAAATCTGGTGAGTCAAAAGGAACAGGAAGTCATCATCAATCAGTCTCTTTAATAACTTCCTGGTtcatttcctctgtctcactTATTCTGTTTCACTACCTCACACAGACTGATTTATTGCACAGTAGTGTACTGGACTGTACCCATTAATCTGGGCTCCACCACTGTCAGTCAGCCTCCATGTAACCCTGCTCTACCTAGGGTACagcaaatcaaattaaatcaaatttgatttattagtcacatgtgcagaatacagtgaaatgctgacttatgagccctaaccaacaatgcagtttaaaaacaatatggataagaataaagaaataaagtaacaaacaattaaagagcagcagccaAATAACATGCAGAGCCACCAGAAATttgggtacagagtcaatgtggaggttatatacaggggtactggtacagagtgacACTGGAGACTATATGCAggatgttacggtacagagtcaatgcagaAGGCTACAGGtgcggtgcagagtcaatgtgcaggctatatacagggtacatTTGCAAATTAATAATAATTTCTCTGGGGAATTTGTTACaaaatcaatgtgcaggggcaccggttagttgaggtagtatgtacatgtaggtagagttattaaagtgactatgcatagatgacaactgagagtagcagcggtgtgagagagggagggcaatGCAAATGCAAATTAGGTAGTCATTTGGAAAGCCTTCCCTACCGCCTGTATCGGGAATTTTCAGGGTCCGACACCCCTGGTaaggaggtcctggatggcaagaagcttggccccagtgatgtctgggccgtacgcactaccctctgtgtgccttgcggtcggaggctgagcagttgccataccaggcggtgatgagACGAGtcagatgctctcgatggtgcagctgtagaaccttttgaggatctgaggacccatgacaaatgttttcagtctcctgaggggaataggctttgtcgtgccctcttcacaactgtcttggtgtgtttggatcatgttagtttgttggtgatgtggacaccaaggaacttgaagctcttaacctgctccactacagccctgtcgatgagaatggggtgtgcttggtcctctttttcctgtagtccacaatcctctcctttgtcttgatcatgttgagggagaggttgttattctggcacctcacggccaggtctctgacctcctccctataggctgtgatCAGTTGTagagtagaggttgaccgattaattggaatggccgatttcaagttttcatgacaattggaaattggtatttttggacaccaatttgattgaaaaaaaataatatatatatatatatttttaaaacacctttctttaactaggcaagtcagttaagaacacagtcttattttcaatgatggtctcggaacagtatatatttttaaacctgcatatttagctaaaataaatccaggttaaaaaggcaatattaaccaggtgaaattgtgtcacttctcttgcgttcattgcacgcagagtcagtgtatatgcaacagtttgggccgcctaatttgccagaatgttacgtaattatgacataacattgaaggttgtgcaatgtaacaggattatttagactaatggatgccacccTTAGATAAAAtgcggaacggttccgtatttcactgaaataataaacgatgtttttcgagatgatagtttccgtgatacgaccatattaatgactaaaggcccgtatttctgtgtgttattatgttataattaagtctatgatttgatagagcagtctgaagcggtggtaggcagcagcaggctcataagcattcattcaaacagcactttcgtgcgtttgccagcagctcttcgttgtgcgtcaagcattgtgctgtttatgacttcaagcctatcaattcccgagattaggctggtgtaaccgatgtaaaatggctagctagttagcggggtgcgctaAAAGCGTTTCAACGTCCTcagctctgagacttggagtagttgttccccttgctctgcatgggtaacgctgttcgaggtggctgttgtcgatgtgttcctggttcgagcccaggtaggggtgagagagggatggaaactatactgttacactggcaatactaaagtgcctataagaacatccaattgtcaaaggttaatgaaatacaaatggtatagagagaaataatcctataattcctataccaacttcaacctaaaacttcttacctgggaatattgaagactcatgtttaaaggaaccaccagctttcatatgttctgagcaaggaacttaaacgttagctttcttacatggcacatattgcacttttactttcttctccaacactttgtttttgcattatttaaaccaaattgaacatgtttcattatttatttgaggctaaattgattttattgatgtattatattaagttaaaataattgttcattcagtattgttgtagttgtcattattataaatacatttaaaaaattgtcagattaatcggtatcaggttttttggtcttccaataatcggtatcggcgttgaaaaatcataatcggtcgacctctagtgtagagtcgtgcctggccgtgcagtcatgagtgaacagggagtacaggagtggactgagcacgcacccctgaggggcccctgtgttgaggatcagcgtggtggatgtgttgttacctaccctcaccacctgggggcagcccgtcagtaagtccaggatccagttgcagagggaggtgtttagtcccagggtccttagtttagtgatgagctttgagggcacaatggtgttgaacgctgagctgtagtcaataaacatcattctcacataggtgtttcttttgtggagtgtggagtgcaatagagattgcatcatctgtggatctgttggggcggtatgcaaattggggtgcgtctagggtttctgggattgtcgtgttgatgtgagccatgaaggcctttcaaagcacttcatggctactgatgtGAGTTCTATGGGTcgctagtcatttaggcaggttaccttagagtTCCTGgctacagggactatggtggtctgcttgaaacatgttggtattacagactcggacagggagaggttggaaatgtcagtgaagacacttgccagttggtcagtgcatgctcgcagtacacgtcctggtaatctgttttgccctgcagccttgtgaatgttgacctgtctaaaggtcttactcacatcggctgcggagagcatgatcacacagttatCCGGAACAGCTGGGGCTCTCATGCATCTTTCAGTGTtttttgcctcgaagcgagcatagaagtagtttagctcgtctggtaggctcgtgtcactgggcagctcttggctgtgcttccctttgtagtctgtaatagtttgcaggccctgcttCAGCCGACGAGCATCacagccggtgtagtatgattcgatctttgTCCTgaattgacgctttgcctgtttgatggttcttcagagggcatagcgggatttcttataagcttccgggttagagtcccgttccttgaaagcggcagctctactatttagctcagtgcggatgttgcctgtaatccatggcttctggttgggatatgtacgtactaataataataataacagggTAAGCCTATAGACCCAAGCCACTAATAATAACATCAAGGCAAGCCTATAGACCCAAgccactaataataacaacaaggcAAGCCTATAGACCCAAgccactaataataacaacaaggcaagcctatagatacactttcctactcgttcattactgctgcagtgcCTTTTGTAGTgctgagtggaaataggaagaacgTACATTTTACGTCTTATagaagtgttgacagtgctgagtgtaggtcgtcattgtaaataagaatgtgttcttattgactgacttgcctaatttaaataaaggtaacaacaacaaaaaaacattgtaCAAGACACACTCAGTCTGGACAGATGGTCTGGAAAACCTAAcaaatggatccagtctgtgatatgtcctgtctctatctaatagatcctgtctgtgttgtgtcctgtctctaatggatccagtctgtgatgtgttctgtctctaatggatccagtctgatatgtgttctgtctctaatggatccagtctgatgtgtgatgtgttctgtctctaatggatccagtctgtgatgtgttctgtctctaatggatccagtctgatatgtgatgtgttctgtctctaatagatccagtctgatatgtgatgtgttctgtctctaatggatccagtctgtgatgtgtcctgtctctaatggatccagtatgtgatgtgttctgtctctaatggatccagtctgtgatgtgttctgtctctaatggatccagtctgatatgtgatgtgtcctgtctctaatggatccagtctgatatgtgatgtgtcctgtctctaatggatccagtctgtgatgtgttctgtctctaatggatccagtctgtgatgtgtcctgtctctaatggatccagtctgatatgtgatgtgttctgtctctaatggatccagtctgtgatgtgttctgtctctaatggatccagtctgtgttgtgatgtgttctgtctctaatggatccagtctgatatgtgatgtgttctgtctctaatggatccagtctgatatgtgatgtgttctgtctctaatggatccagtctgtgatgtgttctgtctctaatggatccagtctgatatttgatgtgttctgtctctaatggatccagtctgatatttgatgtgttctgtctctaatggatccagtctgtgatgtgtcctgtctctaatggatccagtctgtgatgtgtcctgtctctaatggatccagtctgatatgtgtcctgtctctatCTAATAGATCCAGTCTGtgttgtgatgtgttctgtctctaatagatccagtctgtgttgtgatgtgttctgtctctaatggatccagtctgatatgtgatgtgttctgtctctaatagatccagtctgtgttgtgatgtgttctgtctctaatggatccagtctgtgttgtgatgtgttctgtctctaatggatccagtctgatatgtgatgtgttctgtctctaatagatccagtctgatatgtgatgtgttctgtctctaatagatccagtctgtgatgtgttctgtctctaatggatccagtctgatatgtgatgtgttctgtctctaatggatccagtctgtgatgtgttctgtctctaatggatccagtctgatatttgatgtgttctgtctctaatggatccagtctgatatttgatgtgttctgtctctaatggatccagtctgtgatgtgtcctgtctctaatggatccagtctgatatgtgatgtgttctgtctctaatggatccagtctgtgatgtgttctgtctctaatggatccagtctgtgatgtgttctgtctctaatggatccagtctgatatgtgatgtgtcctgtctctaatggatccagtatgtgatgtgttctgtctctaatggatccagtctgtgatgtgttctgtctctaatggatccagtctgatatgtgatgtgttctgtctctaatggatccagtatgtgatgtgttctgtctctaatggatccagtctgatatgtgatgtgttctgtctctaatggatccagtctgtgatgtgttctgtctctaatagatccagtctgatatgtgatgtgttctgtctctaatagatccagtctgtgatgtgttctgtctctaatggatccagtctgatatgtgatgtgttctgtctctaatggatccagtctgtgatgtgttctgtctctaatggatccagtctgatatttgatgtgttctgtctctaatggatccagtctgatatttgatgtgttctgtctctaatggatccagtctgtgatgtgtcctgtctctaatggatccagtctgatatgtgatgtgttctgtctctaatggatccagtctgtgatgtgttctgtctctaatggatccagtctgtgatgtgttctgtctctaatggatccagtctgatatgtgatgtgtcctgtctctaatggatccagtatgtgatgtgttctgtctctaatggatccagtctgtgatgtgttctgtctctaatggatccagtctgatatgtgatgtgttctgtctctaatggatccagtcatgtgatgtgttctgtctctaatggatccagtctgtgatgtgttctgtctctaatggatccagtctgatatgtgatgtgttctgtctctaatggatccagtatgtgatgtgttctgtctctaatggatccagtctgtgatgtgttctgtctctaatggatccagtctgatatgtgatgtgttctgtctctaatggatccagtatgtgatgtgttctgtctctaatggatccagtctgtgatgtgttctgtctctaatggatccagtctgatatgtgatgtgttctgtctctaatggatccagtctgtgatgtgttctgtctctaatggatccagtctgatatgtgatgtgtcctgtctctaatggatccagtctgtgatgtgttctgtctctaatggatccagtctgatatgtgatgtgttctgtctctaatggatccagtctgatatgtgatgtgttctgtctctaatggatccagtctgatgtgtgatgtgttctgtctctaatagatccagtctgtgatgtgttctgtctataatggatccagtctgatatgtgatgtgtcctgtctctaatggatccagtatgtgatgtgttctgtctctaatggatccagtatgtgatgtgttctgtctctaatggatccagtctgatatgtgatgtgttctgtctctaatggatccagtctgatatgtgatgtgttctgtctctaatggatccagtctgatatgtgatgtgttctgtctctaatggatccagtctgtgttgtgatgtgttctgtctctaatggatccagtctgatatgtgatgtgttctgtctctaatggatccagtctgatatgtgatgtgtcctgtctctaatggatccagtctgtgatgtgtcctgtctctaatggatccagtctgtgttgtgttctgtctctaatggatccagtctgatatgtgatgtgttctgtctctaatggacccagtctgatgtgtgatgtgttctgtctctaatggatccagtctgtgatgtgttctgtctctaatggatccagtctgatatgtgatgtgttctgtctctaatggatccagtctgatgtgtgatgtgttctgtctctaatggatccagtctgtgatgtgttctgtctctaatggatccagtctgatatgtgatgtgttctgtctctaatggatccagtctgatatgtgatgtgttctgtctctaatggatccagtctgtgatgtgttctgtctctaatggatccagtctgatatgtgatgtgtcctgtctctaatggatccagtctgatatgtgatgtgttgtgtctctaatggatccagtctgatatgtgatgtgttctgtctctaatggatccagtctgatatgtgatgtgtcctgtctctaatggatccagtctgtgatgtgttctgtctctaatggatccagtctgatatttGATGTGTCCTGTACCTCCAGGGATACAGCTGGTCAGGAGAGGTTCAACAGTATAACCTCCGCCTACTACCGTGGGGCCAAAGGGATAGTACTGGTCTATGACATCACCAAGCAGGAAACCTTCGACGACCTTCCCAAGTGGATGAAGATGATCGACAAGGTCAGACTAAAAACTCTTGGAACAGCTTTTGATAGCTTGGTTGGTTTTCAGAGAGTGAGTTTTAGAATCCCAATGTAGTAGAGTAGTACCCCCCCATCCCGCCTCGACCCTGGTCTTCcagtaccccccaccccctcaaccctggtcttccagtaccccccccccaccaacccCCTCAACCCTGGtcttccagtaccccccccccccacccaccctcaaccctggtcttccagtaccccaccccccccacccccaaacctggtcctccagtaacccccctcaaccctggtcttccagtaccccaccccaccccccaaacCAGGTCCTCCAGTAACCCCCCCTCAACCCTGGGCTTCCAGTAACCCCCCCCCataccctggtcctccagtaaccCCCCTCAACCCTGGTCTTCCAGTAAACCCCCCCCGACCCTTGTCCTCCAGTAACCCCCCTCGACCCTGGTCTTCCAGTAACCCCCTTCCCCCTTGGTCCTCCagtaacccccccaccccctcaatcCTGGTCTTCCAGTAAACCCCCCACTcgaccctggtcctccagtaaccCCCCTCGACCCTGGTCTTCCAGTGaccccccaaccctggtcctccagtaactTTTTAGAGCACATACTAGTGCACTAATCTCTCCTCTTTCATTGGTCAGTATGCTTCAGAGGAGGCAGAGCTGCTGCTAGTGGGGAACAAGCTGGACTGTGAGACAGACCGCATCGTCACTAAACAGACTGCCGAGAGGGTGAGTTAcacactgatctaggatcagataacCGCCGTTATCCTCAGATCATTAAGGGAGAAATATATAAATGAGGTCAGAGTTCCGTCTCTCCGCTTCACAGCTCTGTACTGGTTGCTGACAGGCCGGTTTGAACTTTGAACTGCACGCGAAGCGACATAAAGAAGTCGACCCCATCCCGCCCATTCATTGGGGTAGCTTTGTTGTTTTCTGAGTGAGGAAATGCTGTAAGTCAGAGGAGTCAATATGTTCTGAAGAGAGACGTTGAGGACCAGAATGCACTCCGTTCTATTCTCCTGGAAATTACAATCTGTCTGAAGTCGTcttgaaagcctaacactgtaagtTTGTATTTTATAACAGCTAGCCCACCTATTAGATTGCGATTTATAATGGATCGTTTTTAGGATTGTGTTAATCAGCAGCAGTAGTTGTGTGATGGTGGGGATAtggggctgtgttccaaacaaaacaaatgACAAATGTCCTTGACTTCAATTCCTCAACGACACAGCTAGGAGAGCTACAAAAACACCTTTTATAGTTGGAGGATCCGTCCTTGAGTCATAAAACTGCATTGAAATGACTTGAAATGACTCACAGAAAGAGAGTCGTGTGTCGACTTTGAGATTCCAGTCAGTCCTTTCTCTCAAACCCTTGtcgtcatttttgttttgtttttatatttCACCCACCCCACATTGTCCAGGAATATtcttatgttactgaatgtatcagAGTATATTCAGATGTCGTTATTAATAAATGCTGTGAAAAGTTCCAGCAAATGTAACATTCACATCAACAGTGtgatgtttggattcagtctggTCAGGTGAACTGTTGAGTCCTCACCTTTTGGTCTAATTATTTCCCCATTTATCTCAAACTGTTCTCTTTCAATTGCTACAATTGTTATGCATTTGCTTTTATAGTTGTTCTGTTAGAAATGTTTCAATTTTAGCCCTATCCAGATAGGCCAATTCCACGAGTGTAAAGGGTAAATTCCGCTCTAgattaaacatttacatttaagtcatttagcagacgctcttatccagagcgacttacaaattggtgaattcaccttctgacctccagtggaacagccactttacaatagtgcatctaaatcatttaagggggggtgagaaggattacttatcctatcctaggtattccttgaagaggtggggtttcaggtgtctccggaaggtggtgattgactccgctgtcctggcgtagtcaatcaccaccttccggagacacctgaaaccccacctcttcaaggaatacctaggataggataagtaatccttctcacccccctaaatgatttaaaCACAGACGTCGCTCCTGTTACAATTGCTCACCTCATCAATGCACAATGTAAATGTCACTGCTTCCTTCACATTCCTCTGAAGATCCACTGAAGAATCTGACAGTTAAGGAAAAACCTTGAGTTGTACATTACCCAGAGTTCTGAGTGCTTTAAAATTTGATCAGGagcctcccaagtggcacagagGTCTAAGGTACTGtgtcgcagtgcttgaggcatcactacagacccgggttcaatcccaggctgtgtccacagctggccgtgaccgatgaggcggcgcacaattggcccagcgtcgtccgggttaggggagggtttggccggccatgatttccttgtcccatcatgcCTTAGTGACTACTTTAAGGCGGGCCGGGCGCATAGTCGACATAGTCGCcagctggacggtgtttcctccgacacattggtgcggctggcttccgagcGGTGTGTTAAGTAGCAGTgaggcttggcagggtcgtgtttcggaggacgcatggctctcaactttcgcctctcccgagtccgtacacggagttgcagcgatgggacaagactgtaactaccaatttgatataacgaaattggggagaaaaaaagggctAAATTATAATCTTGCCTTATACCCCGGGAAACAACACTACAGAAGTTCCATTTCTCTCCACAGTTTGTCTCCAGGATATCTGGGATGCGTTTCTGCGAGGCTAGTGCCAAGGATAACTTTAACGTGGAGGAGTGCTTTCTGAAACTAGTGGACGACATTCTAGCAAAGGTGAGTAGTTACCTCACTGTGCTCTTGTTGTCTCTGCTAtaactaaaaatatatattttattattttctatgtaATGATTTTTTTTTCAGT
Encoded proteins:
- the LOC135536226 gene encoding ras-related protein Rab-12-like codes for the protein VDFKIKTVELRGKKIRLQIWDTAGQERFNSITSAYYRGAKGIVLVYDITKQETFDDLPKWMKMIDKYASEEAELLLVGNKLDCETDRIVTKQTAERFVSRISGMRFCEASAKDNFNVEECFLKLVDDILAKMPLEIPSRELSNSILSLQPEPDVPPELNPPRMRCC